In Hemibagrus wyckioides isolate EC202008001 linkage group LG12, SWU_Hwy_1.0, whole genome shotgun sequence, the genomic stretch AATGCTAAGGGGCTTCCTGCCTCACCGAGtgcttgtctctctgtcttcagccaCAGTTTCCATGCCAGCCAGCCTGTGGCAAGGTGTGTATAGTTGGCACTCAGTGAAAGCCAATCAAATTGAAgcttttttttgctgctgtaGCTGGTCTGTTGGTCTAGAGTCCAGAGGTATGACTCCCTCTTTGGGTGCAAGAGGTCCTGGGTTTAAATCCTGGATGAGCTTGAATGTTTCCAATACAGCAATCCATTATTTattcagtgtgtctgtctgtgcacaaGTCATACTCTCAACAGAGATAATATTTACCAAAATCTGCATGTACTTTAGTTGGATACTGCTATTAATTTAACCTTAGTTTCAATtgtcaataaaaaatatacagcatTAGCGtgcttatagatagatagatagatagatagatagatagatagatagatagatagatagatagatagatagatagatagatagatagatagatacaagtttattgtcattgcaaagtacatgtacatagcaatgaaatgctgtgtagcatctaccagaagtgcaaatagtagaaattgtgcaagtGAACAAATGctgataaataagtaaatatgtacatcaataaataaggctatatCAGTATGTGCATAAAGAGCTATATGCAAGTTGTATTCAGAGCttataaagtgtaaagaaaagagtaattatatatttgtgcaatatgggttcattatgtacattgtatgtacaaTGCTCATATGGACGTGTATACGCCCATAATTCAAGCAGAATTGAACAGCCTACACTACATCATTTGCATTGAAGAACAATTGTACCTTTTAGaattaaacagtttattaaaCAATTAATTCTGACACTTGACTGTGTTTAAACCCTGTAACAAGCTTCAGGGGAAAGTATGTCTCTGTGCTATGCACTTGTTTAAAATTGTGACTCTAActtataaaatatgatttataaGTAATATAAATTAGCAATAATTGTGAATGAGATACGATAAGCTCTCCATTAAATATGTAAGAAAAATAGACACAAGACAGTGGAAGTACTGGTGTTTatttaatgcaaataaatatgtGTGATAAACACTCTTCACAGTCGAGctatgcaaaaataaacaaaacatgtcCATGAACAGTGGCATTTCTGTGTGCATGAAAAGCcattcagaatatatcattctaaaaaaaaataataattgccTTTGTATTTATTCTGTAGAAAGTTGCTTCTGTGGAAACCAGAGAGGAACGAGGCAGCTGAAAAATGCCTCAAGCTAAATATATCCAAATACCAAGATAAATGAAGGGAAATCAATGTTATTAATACTTTGCTACACTTGAGACACACACCAATGTTTACAAGTGGGGATCTATTGGACTTGATCAATGATGATCAAATTGCTTTGATGCATTCAGATTATTGAAATTTTTTGATAGGAATTGTGTGAATCAAAGAATTGTGTGATTCTGTGGCTGCTTGTACCATACAAAACATAACACAATTCATTGGAACTGGTGTTACACAAAAGAGGAAGTTGTTGAGAAGGCCAGCAGGTGTCTATGTCAGCACAGATGTGTCACAACATGTTATATTAGATGAAGTAAAATTTTGTGTACTAACATCTGGTACAAAGCAGCACATCAGTAGCAATGGACATGTAGGGATATCGCCTTCTGATACTGAATGCTCATAAAGTGACATAACAATATTTCACAAAGAACCATAGAAAATACATTAAAGATGTAGAACAAGCACCTGGTGCCTGAGTCAAATGTGTCTCTGACCTTTTTAGTCATTATGGAACTTATGAGTTTTCTGCACTTGTAACTCACCTTCCGCTGTTTCGATGGTCCCACATGAGAACTCTAAAGACTTTCAATACAACAGTATTCCTTCTTTTTATCCGTGTTCTTGATAGAAATTATAGTGCTTTCTAAATATACGTAACAAATAAGTATGCGCTGCACATGTTTCTACAAGAATCAGTTAATAATGAattactttatttgtttatattctgATAAAACTCAATTCcgtttctatttctttctctcttttttttttcagaaacacTTCCAGATCTTTTCCTGGATATGCAAGTTTTGATATACAACTCATCTCGACAATTGCATGAATATACAAAGGACGTTATGACGTCACCTGACGACTTCAAGCGATTGTAATAACATGTATTAATTTTCCCCTGAAACGAAGTGGCAGCAATGCTCCTATCTGCAAATTTTCTCAAAAAATGTTTCTCATTATAACATGCTTCAGCTATTATCTcaattcttattattttatttttattgttgtttgtgtgtgtgtgcgcgcgtgtgtgttaaGACGCAAGGCATTTTACGTTAACAAAAGCCGGCAGTCTTAATAAGGGTGAAGGAAACATTGTAGCAAACGATTCCGTCACCAGAGAGTGCAGTATGTTTACGCGCCCATACAGGAAGTCGATGAATGACGTCACTGCCTGGTATATCGGACTCGTTTGGTTTACCCGGCTGGTGTGTTACAGAGAAGCAATGGTTAATCCGTGGGTAGAGGACATGAAGACATGCTGAAAGCCGAGCTAGCTGAAATGCTGCAATCTTCTCTGACGTACGACGCGTAGACGTCAGTTTGGAGAAAAGTATTTCCGGTCACCTCACGCCAGTGATTATTATTCGGACACACCGTGTGAGTAGTGATTGAAGATTCAGGAAGTGTAAGTATTCATttggggaggggaaaaaaaatcggATGACAGTTCTCTCACACTACCAGGACGACATGAAAAGCTGTGAATATCAACAAATAGATCCTCATGCACTGGCTACACCAACACCTGGAAACACTACAGCTCCTTCGCGTCCTTGCCAAGAAAAGAAGTCCTTGCCCAGACGCCTTAAGAGGAAATGGGAAGTGTTTCCGGGAAAGAATCGATTTTACTGTGATGGTCGGATCATGGTGGCACGTCAAAGCGGTGTTCTTCCTCTCACCATGGGGCTCATCCTCGTCACCAGCGGCTTATTTTTCGTTTTTGAGTAAGTGTTTTTGATACTATACCTTTTGATACTGACTGCACATATCCCAGTGTCTACAGTTAGGATATGGATCTACTTTGCATACTTAGGCTTACGTGCAAGTTCCCTAAAATGTTTTGTatattgtattttctttttttaagactCCCATTCCATTTTTCCTCTTCcgctttctccttctctttatACCTGAGACTCACAACAAGCATTTTAATGTGCAACTGATTCTGACATTATGTGGACATGGCAAACTTAAAACTACCACACCATGACCCACAGCTGCACAACAATACTcgacttttaaaataaataaaaataataataatttaattatttgttactCACTTTTGTATGTTCATTGTAGAGTCTAAATATAACAATTTTAGAAAACTTCTAGATCTTAAGGTGCTTACAGTAGATGTATCCTAGAGGTTTTATGCAGAAAGCAGTAAGACTAATGCCCTTATTTCACATCTGTTGTGTTTGTAGTTGTCCCTTTCTTGTCGAACACCTGACCGGATGCATCCCAGTGATTGCAGGAGTCCTTTTCGTGTTTGTGGTCATCTCTCTTCTTCAGACCAGCTTCTCAGACCCGGGTATTCTTCCTAGAGCGACACCTGAGGAGGCAGCCGACATCGAGAAACAGATTGGTAGGTGCACTTAGTCACTATCAGACCCCAAGACAAACAATTTGTACagggaaaataaattaataaaattaaaatgtgtgtgtatgtgtgtatatgtatgtatgtgtgtgtgtgtatatatatatatatatatatatataacatcagGTGATTACACAGAGTGAAACTCTTCCTGGTTTCACATACGTGgggacattttaaaaattatttattttattttattttattttatttaaaaagctctTGTCACTGACACCTCTCAAACAGCAGTGactgagaaggtgtgtgtgtttgtgtgaaataCGGTTGTGGATCTAATTAATGCAAATAGGATAGATTTTTTTACTCGATTGTCTAACCTCTCACCCCCAAAATGGACTAAGGAATCAAAACAAAAAGTTAAACACATGTTGTCCAATGAAATTACAAAGCACAAAAAGGACAGACAAGACAACAGATTACTGTAGCTTTCGTTTGAACAAAAGGGTTTGAAGTTTATttacaatgtttattttaaacatcGAGAATGCGACTACAGATctgtttataaatgtgtgtaagagtTGTGACATATGACGGTGCGTCTCTAAAAGATTTTCCACAGCTCATTTGAGAGATTTAGACCTTGCACTCAGGTAAAACTCTTCTgataatttgtttttagtttctGAGAGTCACTTTTATTgcactgtataaaaaaaatgtaatcaccTTCCGGGCTAACTACAGTTTACTCACATGTGAACATTTACTCACATATTCACTTGCTCACTCCTTCACTTGCTCATTCAATTGTTCATTCCCTCAGTTACTTAGTGATGCTCCACATCCTCTTCATAGGTTACATTAGGGCAGTATTACACTGggcaatatttattttttacctgctctttattaaaaattttcaaaaaatatatataattgccAAGAACCATGTGCTAACAAAAGGCCATTTCAGGTTTAGGGAGAGTAGAGAAGGGCAGAATAATATTAGTAGCTGTGCTGTTGGAACTGCACCAATCGCAAAAAAACATCAGCTGCATGACAGATGTTTAGATAATTCTACAGTAATACACAGTAATcagtaaaagaaaacacagtacTTTCTGTAATCCTGTTACAGGCAGCTGTCTGATTGTCACTGTTGGTGTGACGAAGCAAGAGAGTGCAAAAATCTACTGCATTTTAATCATGGAGAGTTTTAaggttaatataatataatgtagtgtCCAAAACCACCTGCACAAATGATTCCACATTCATATATGACTCGTCTCCTGTTTTACTGAGAAGACGTTCGCTCTTTTGCCATATTTTTGAATGATATCTCACAGCAGCATGCTCCAGTGTTAAATCGCAGAGCgcaaataatataatagaatCAGAATAAATGTTGCTGGATGTGCAATATCTTGTTGGAACagtaatatagtttatatatattgctaaaagttttgggacacccctccaaatcattaaattcagttgttgtttttcaggggttgggctcggcaccttagttccagtgaaagaaactaataatgcttcagcattccaagacattttggacaatttcatgctcccacctttgtcccttcctgttccaacatgactgcacaccagtgcacaaagcaaggtccataaagccatgagtgagtcctgacctcaacccgatagaacacctttgggatgaattagaggggagactgtgagccagaccaaaacttaGACGTCgatctttacatgcacatgaatgtaatatggagttggcccgccctttgcagcgataacagcttcaactcttctgggaaggctttccacagtGATTTGCCTTTGACTGGGAAACACTTATGCCATTGtttaatgacagacagacagacagacagtcagtcagttagTTTGCTGTATTACTTTCCAGCAGTGTTTTAGATTTACGGTATTCCTGGTATGTGATCTAGCAAACTGGTATCTATGAATTAATCTATGGAGAATTCATAGCCTTTTTGgacgttgctctggataaggacgtctgctaaacgccataaatgtaaaaaggTGCATTAACTGGGTACTTGAAGCGCACTGCTTGTTCAAATCAGCATGAATgcactactcacactatttattCTAGGAAATGGCATAGAACAGTACGTCTGCAATTTGGGACACACCTATAGTTTCAACATGAAAGTAGTTCacatagtttattttatttcaggctGATCCAGTCAGAGAAAATAGACATGACTGCATTGTTATGCCTAGTTTCATAGGTTCTATTTTGTGGTGCAGGTTTTGCTGTTAATAATGGCTCTCGGAATTTTGTAGTTGTTTGTAAACAAGTCATTTGCTAAAGAAATGGTGTGTTAACTGATCGATATCTTATTTACGCATTGTTTTTGTGGTCTAAGAATTTTGCATGTTTCAAGACCATTATATGTTTTAATATGAAAGTCCATTTGCCTCTCATATAATTAacaaatttatataattttttaaatttgatattttttccattaaaaacagCTGTTCTATAACCTTGTGCTCCTTTGCTACAAACATGTTTTGTTTCTGTAGATAACCCCAACGGCTGTACCTCGTCCTATCGGCCCCCTCCTCGCACCAAGGAGATCGTTATCAACCAGCGGGTCGTTAAGCTAAAGTACTGCTTCACCTGCAAGATCTTCCGGCCGCCACGCACCTCCCATTGCAGCTTATGTGACAACTGTGTGGGTGAGTAGCAACAGGGATGACATTTCCTTTGCTCTTTGGCACTGGTGTCCTCTAGAAAAGCTTCGTATTCAAGCTTATGCCTTTGTGAGCTTTGCTATTTCCAAGAGTACTTTTCAGTCCTAAATGCAACACCCGTCTTAGGAAATAACTGTAAGCTGCACCACATGTTGTTACTTCTACCAGTGGTGGGGCAACCAGGTACTAAAACTGGATGCGAGAAAATTTCAAATGTCTTAAATTAGCCCACgttgtataatttatatttaaacattttttaaaaattcagcgTATTCTGCTAAAGGCAGCAGCATCACATTACGTCTATTTGGCCTCATTTGTCTTCGAGTGGGAAACTAGTGAAAAATTGTTTGAGACAATGCTGCCTTTCTAAAATTCATACAGTAGACGCtagagtacatagtgcataCTGTAGCGTATGTGATTTTTGATTTGGCTTATGTCTTTGCTTGTATTCTCACTTGTTCATCAATTGTAGTATTTAGCATAGCTAAGTAATTCTAGCTAGCAAGTAAGTTATAAACACTTTCCTGTGACTGCAGTCAGTCTGTAAATATGCATGTGACTGCTAAAAGAAAACTCACTAGAAAAACAGTAGATGACAAAGAGGTTAGACTGATGAGGTTGGCTAAACTATCACAGTGTGTCATGTTCATTTtgattgttgttttttatttatttatttatcttttaaacTGATTAAGTGATCAAAGTAAATCTGTAACTTCTTTGAAGGATATGTGGCATCACACTTTAAAGGTGCAATCGTCAAATTATGGAAGAACATGAtaaagaaaattaaagctcATTAAGCCTTAGCATTAAGGCATAATACACTTAGCAGTGACttaatacacacattaaaaaatgtGTCACTGAaaaaatctgtttgtttgttgtttggcAGCATGTCAGTCAGTTTATAGACAGTATATAAGCCATGATAGATCTTTAGGGGCTTAGCTTCGAGATTATGTCCCGACTGCTTTGTGAACAAGTCCAAATCAGTATTATCTATATTAAGAGATATGATccaaatgtcattttaatttacacctttttatgttatttattttatctggtGATAGTAACTCAGATTGACTAATTAGTTCTAACTGTCTGATTTTTAGCAGTAGGTCACAGGAGTGCTATCTTAACTTCAGaatatgataataaaatataatatggaCATACCcatgtgtctctctttcacatgGGCAgttgtggcttagtggtcatgCCCCAGCACCATTATTCTGCCACTctttggcccttgagcaaggcccttaacctttacCAGGAGCTCTATATTATAgctgaccttgtgctctgaccccaactttctaaCAAGCTatgatatgtgaagaaaagaatttgactgtgctgtaatgtttgtgacaaataaagccttgtttttcttcatcatcttcttcagaGCGGTTTGACCACCATTGCCCCTGGGTAGGAAATTGCGTGGGAAAGCGCAACTATCGCTTCTTCTACATGTTCATCGTCTCACTGTCCTTTCACACCGCCTTCATCTTCGGCTGTGTGACCACACACCTGGCTCTAAGTACGTACGATCACATCTACACCTCAGACTGAATCTCATAGGCGAACATTTAGTTGCCTCCTTCTAAGCGCTACTCTGCTGTGTTCGTTAGATTTTGTCcattagtgtattattgtgcaAGCATGACCTTCAGACTTTCAGCCACCTTTCTGGCTCAACATTGGCATGACACCATATCATTGCTACAcgccctccactggcttctgtaGCTTCGGGCATcagatttaatacacatttaccTCAAAAAGTCAAACCTTGCACTGCACCATGGTTCCTCAGTTCCTCCAGCACCGCTTGACTAGTTCCATCATCTCTCAGGGGACAAgtgtggtggaatgaacttccactAGATGTTTGAACAGTTGAGATATACCTCTGAAACTGGGTTGATTGAAAGAACTTATGAAGGGATGCATAGATGTATTAGATAATAGTTGATCTCAATTGCATGGAAAACCATCTCTACCCTTTAATTCCATTAAGTTTTTCCTCACATCGGAGAAAATTTATCTAGACCAAAAGCAGGCTTCTTCTTAATGTGTAACTTCTGGTTAGTCTTAAGCTGAGCCAGCGAAACAGCTTACAACTAGATATTGCTGTCTGTCATTGTTAATTAAGTAAGAACCTAATTAAAATCTTATATAatgattaaatgtaactgtttttacagggtcacagggaggaAACGGCTTGGTGTTTGCACTCCAGGCGAGTCCTGCCAGATATCCTTTTGGCTTTCAACTACATTCTGCTACAGTCTCCTGTCTGGAGCCATATGTCTTAAATAATTGATGATTCTCTCATTATGACTGCCCTTTGGTGCAATTACTGTGCTTCTATTTTTACCCTACTACTAATTAAGCATGTAAAAGGGCATGTGTATAAACTTGATGTAATCTATTTGTGACTTCAGTCTTTGAGTTCTCCTTTACTCTTCTCCACTGCTTTAGAGCTGGTGGTTTGTTTCTTTTCAGTTTGGTCTATTTTAGGCCTCTCAGGTTTCCACACTTACCTGGTTGCTGCTAATCTCACCACAAACGAGGACGTGAGTGTTGTACATTACGATAAAAATCAAAAACTATGTACTGGAAATGTTATGTTCTGTAATTGAGTGTAGTATTAATAGACATTACGTCCTATAATGGTGGTGATTCAATTCTTTTTCCTCACGCTTCCAGATTAAAGGTTCCTGGTCAGGGAAGAGTGAGAATGAGGAAACTGGGAATCCTTATAGTTataacaacatttttaaaaactgctgctCAGTGCTGTGTGGGCCAATGCCTCCCAGGTGAGTGAGCTCGATTAACTGAATTGGGCAATTATGACGATATGAAGTTAGAATTGCACAAGGTAAAAGTAAACATATAATACATTGTCAACACTGCAATATGAGTGAATTATGTTTCAATGCTTTATACaagtatgtatatattattacaaGTTTTAATACTTTTGATGAACACTAAGTTACACTAAGCCTATGCGTTCTATGTGTTGCCTCAAAGCAAATCAAACTGCTCTTGCAAATTTGACCGAAAGGGTTGGAAAGTTACACAATATGtgcaaaggtttgtggacaccagaccatcacactcGTATGTTGGCCTTCTACAAACTGTTTCCATGAAGTTGGAAGCACAAAGTTGTATAGGATGTCTATGTATACTGTTGCAAATAACAGTGGAAGACAAGAAGTCTCCTGCACAGAGCACTATTGAAaacctttgggataaactggaacaccgactgcaccCAAGACCTCCTCACATCACAatatcagtgtctgatcacatagaataagaataaatctgtaatgggatattcaagcacatatgggtgttagagtcaggtgtccacaaacctgtctatatagtgtatatcatgcTCTCAGCTATTTGAAACAGTGAGAGTTAGGAAAAGTTTGCTTACCTTATTGATGAAGACAGACAGCCAAGCAGATGTTGCAAAAAGTTATAAATTCCACCGATGCAAATCAGCCACTATGAGCAACATGGCATGAAATTCAGCTACATAAAGTGTCGTGACCATGACTTTAGATTTGTAGCCTCCATAACCTAAATAATGAACTGAAACTATTTAAAGCCTTTGtcatagatagatacatacatacatgcatagaTACTTAGGTACTTAGATACTTACttcattcatcccaaagggaaattcacagcagtatccacaaacacaggtaatagataaaataggaaggaatataacaaaaatactaaaaaacccaaattagggtacaaaaatattttaaaaaatatatcaaataacaaaatattacacaatttaacaaaatatagcagaaaaatactaaatacagagatttaaggaataaatatggagaattaggtgaaaaacaagataagtaatgtgcaaaacaagtgtttaaagttacagacctagttgatgtgcaaaaactgttaatgtgcaaaaactgcgtgtttatgagtcctgtgcaaatctcagtttattgagagttctgtataaaccggagttgttgtgtgtagtgtgtggtttgttgtacagtccaggacagagaagagtagtgtcagcactgacttctcCCACCCCGTGTTGAATTAAAGAGTCATCTTTTATTAAATAAGAATTTATTATTAgaagattttaaaaattatatatccATAACCACattttaattgaaactttaaAATCTGCAAAAGTCCTGTTTTCTGCCTGATCTGAATCTTGTTGAAGGGTCTCGTACTGATTGACTGCACCTTCTCGCCTCATGAAGTTATCAAGTGTTAAACATTGCATTGTATATCGTTATCAGTATTTTGTAGTATTTTGTTACCACACTTAATATCATCAACGTTTTGTTATTGTTAGAACCGTCTGACATACCATTTGAAAACAGCAGGGTGTCAGAATCTAAGGTATCAGAAAGTAAGGTATTTGTGTAGAATATGGTGTCACTCTCTTCTTAATGATTTTACAAGCCACACCTTTGTGTAACAATTGAAACACATCccactctttcttttcttgtccCAGTTTGATAGATAGAAGAGGCTTAGTGCCGCAGGAGGACGTTGTCCAAGCAGGTCCCACAGAGCTCGGGTTTCCTACAGCAAAGAACGACATCAACATGGTAGGACGTGTGTCTGTATCAGGTCATGCTCCTCTCCCCATACCTTCTACCCTAACCTCTCAGTTATCTCCCCTTCACATTCAGAGCCACTCTACAGCCTGACTGATCACATGCCTGCCCCAAACCGAGCATCTCCACCTTCCCTGGACCAACCATAGGAGTCGACTTTTTGTTTCGTATGTTGCCTTTTCGGCATGTGAAACGCTGCtcctattaaatattaatatcaatCTCTCTGCGACTGCTTAGAGGCAGCACACAAGGTTCATACTGGTTGTACTCTCCTCCTGTTTAATTTGAGGAACTTCAGCCTTTGAGCTGCTTGCTCGACTCCACGTGACTCAGTGTTGCTGCAAGTACTTGAGAACtcttaaatgcatttttttttaagggaaagaggaaatgaaaccTGTCACTGTTTGCAAAGTTATTTTATATCTTGTGATCTGACTGCTTATTATAGGTTGGGTTGCGTTGATTACTGTAAAGGGAGTACTGTAGGTGCGGAACAGCTGTTACCGATAGTGTTGCACAAAGCTGGATAAAAAGAGCTAGTAGACACTGTAATTCATACTGTTTTTATATCAGAACATTTGTTTACGTCTTAgctcagggtttttttgttggaCAATCTGTGGATTTTGTGGTAGGTTGTATCACTAGATGCTGCTTCTTTTTTGGGTTTGTCAGTCACTgtcaatataaacatatataaagtgCAGTATTATTCAGCACTTCACCTCACAAGTCACACTGTTTACAATTTACAAGCATTAAGTCAGTAGTCCTGTAacgtttgtttttatttttctttcccaaactggtctgttttttttcttaaaaaaacaaaacaaaacagaattagTGCACTATTGAAATACTGCCTTGGCAACAAGTCAGGCTGTACTTGACTATATATAGCTTCATTTCTTTGTTTGCACTtgtcttcttcgtcttcttcttcatcttcttcttcttcgtcttcttcttcttcttcttctgcttcaccACACAGGGCAGAGTAGCCattttaatgctaatgctaataagAATCAGAATTGGCTTTGTTTGATCAAGTGTGTTTAAGTGGAGAGACGATGTCTTGCTCTTGAT encodes the following:
- the zdhhc18b gene encoding palmitoyltransferase ZDHHC18-B isoform X3, whose protein sequence is MTVLSHYQDDMKSCEYQQIDPHALATPTPGNTTAPSRPCQEKKSLPRRLKRKWEVFPGKNRFYCDGRIMVARQSGVLPLTMGLILVTSGLFFVFDCPFLVEHLTGCIPVIAGVLFVFVVISLLQTSFSDPGILPRATPEEAADIEKQIDNPNGCTSSYRPPPRTKEIVINQRVVKLKYCFTCKIFRPPRTSHCSLCDNCVERFDHHCPWVGNCVGKRNYRFFYMFIVSLSFHTAFIFGCVTTHLALRSQGGNGLVFALQASPASALELVVCFFSVWSILGLSGFHTYLVAANLTTNEDIKGSWSGKSENEETGNPYSYNNIFKNCCSVLCGPMPPSLIDRRGLVPQEDVVQAGPTELGFPTAKNDINM
- the zdhhc18b gene encoding palmitoyltransferase ZDHHC18-B isoform X1, which translates into the protein MTVLSHYQDDMKSCEYQQIDPHALATPTPGNTTAPSRPCQEKKSLPRRLKRKWEVFPGKNRFYCDGRIMVARQSGVLPLTMGLILVTSGLFFVFDCPFLVEHLTGCIPVIAGVLFVFVVISLLQTSFSDPGILPRATPEEAADIEKQIDNPNGCTSSYRPPPRTKEIVINQRVVKLKYCFTCKIFRPPRTSHCSLCDNCVERFDHHCPWVGNCVGKRNYRFFYMFIVSLSFHTAFIFGCVTTHLALRSQGGNGLVFALQASPASALELVVCFFSVWSILGLSGFHTYLVAANLTTNEDIKGSWSGKSENEETGNPYSYNNIFKNCCSVLCGPMPPSLIDRRGLVPQEDVVQAGPTELGFPTAKNDINMDAKGMLDTAICSHQSSPCPQSKSQTLATLPTITPASSPAPVQPMASKVRKTPSHRHHHKGKRTSSQSLNQIYISSSSSRTQAHV
- the zdhhc18b gene encoding palmitoyltransferase ZDHHC18-B isoform X2 — encoded protein: MTVLSHYQDDMKSCEYQQIDPHALATPTPGNTTAPSRPCQEKKSLPRRLKRKWEVFPGKNRFYCDGRIMVARQSGVLPLTMGLILVTSGLFFVFDCPFLVEHLTGCIPVIAGVLFVFVVISLLQTSFSDPGILPRATPEEAADIEKQIDNPNGCTSSYRPPPRTKEIVINQRVVKLKYCFTCKIFRPPRTSHCSLCDNCVERFDHHCPWVGNCVGKRNYRFFYMFIVSLSFHTAFIFGCVTTHLALRSQGGNGLVFALQASPASALELVVCFFSVWSILGLSGFHTYLVAANLTTNEDIKGSWSGKSENEETGNPYSYNNIFKNCCSVLCGPMPPSLIDRRGLVPQEDVVQAGPTELGFPTAKNDINMSHSTA